The Phragmites australis chromosome 1, lpPhrAust1.1, whole genome shotgun sequence genomic interval GCTCAGGTTATGTCAGTCTTTCCACTAGGAAGCAAGTCAAAACCCTACGCCTTAATTTTCACCCATTTTCTAATCTTCAGATGTATGAAAACAAGGTGCATCTATCAGGCGGCGAAGGACACCGTGTGAGGTTAGAGGGGCTCCTTTGTTACCGGACTTAGAAAAGAGATTCTAAGATGGAGGCTGCCTGACGAATGATGCGTGCGCAGGGGCGAAGCGATGGGGGCACTGTCGGTAGCGAACAGTGGAGAATGGTTGGTGGGCTAATGTCGGGACACGAGATGTAAGGACACCAGGTTGCTTGGCGGTGGGATATATCTGCAAATTTGGTAGAAAAAGCACTATCAAAGACGGGTGGAGAAGGACGAGAGATGAGTGAAGTAGGAGGAGAGATGGGAGCAAGCGCGTTAGCCGCTGAAGATGTTAGCCGCTGAAGACGCATGCGGACAGGGAGGCAGGTGGGTGAGTTATTCACGCCAGTGCATGCAGGGAGAAAAATCTAttaaggaagaagaaaagaagatggCAGTTCAATCAAGATTCAACAACTGTCGTTTGTCGACGGAAACGAAGTGTTTTTTGAGGCACTAAACAATATCATCGCCCTAATTTTCATCTAAAGAaattacatatttttcttgaagTAAAATAGCAACCAGAGGCCCGGCTTGATTTGGTCCAAGCAAGTAGAGTACTAATAACCATCACCAAGAATATtagtttatcggtttgttgtgCACCGAGCATCACTGATTAACATGTGCTTGTTCTCGACGATTGAATAGAAAACTTGTCCGATGACGTGTCACATGTGCATCTGCAAGATCTGGTTGACGTGGCCGGCATGCATCCCAATGCTTGGCTACTCGCGCCTACGTACGCTGGTATTGCTGCTGACCTTTGCTTCTACTGCCGACATACAACATCATATCGAGGAGGCAAATGTAGCTTCAGTTTTTCTATGACTCGGAGGAATCGTGGGACTACACGAACTTGTAAAACGTACTCCAACTTTAGCAAAAGAAGGTACTTTCCCCCATCCATCAGAACGCTGAGAACCGAACGGAATCAGCACAAATAATTCAACTGAATTGGTATGATATGAGCTGCCTTCCTTTAGCACAGGCACAGGTCTTTTAACTCACGCCACTCGGTCAGATAATCGATGTACTCGATAGCGAAGTTGCTATGCAAAACTTGGAATGCGTTATATATGCATGCAAAACAAAAATCTTTGAGAATATATAGTCTGGAAATGCGAAACAGCGAGGACAAGTAAAACCGTCCAGACACGAGCAGCGCTCTGCTCTGTAGGCAGCCGACGTGCGTGCAGGTGCAGTGCGCGACTGTGCGTCGTCACGGCGACGCATGCTCGTACAGCTCGTCTCGTGGCGTCAGCCGCGACCGCGACCCGTCGAACAGTCGACACCACGAAAGATGTGGACGGCGGGAGAGGCTGGGATACGATATCGGCGCGGGCGACTCTGCGCCGTCCAGCTCAGCCTCTGTCACTGCACCGGCCGGATGGCGGCACGCTGCTAGCGACGCGTGACGTCGGGATCTGGACGACCCCGAGCGGCGGGGAACGGGGACGTCAGCGGCTAGCCACATGTCGctgctctcctccctcccctcggGACGTGAGCCCCGGCCGATCGCCTCACCGCAGACCGCCGCATGGGACGAGGCGAGGCGAGGGGATCAACGGCGcgcggggagggagggagccATCCCCGGTAGCCTACTCGATGGACCACTTACTTTTCTATGGAAACGTAATGGATCTATGGCTTCGGCTAAATCACCGGCAGCGAAACAAAATCAGACACATGTGCTGTCAAAATGCAAGATCTGACGATGACAAGCTCGTTCAAGTTCAAAAAGTAGCTAAGAAGTCGGCTGCTGAATTACACAATCTTGGTACTATAGAGAAAGTACACGATCAGTGGATCACTTGACTTGATAGTGTAGGTTTCTTGTTTGACGAAGCCCACTTGGTAAGCTAGTCTCAGAAACGCCTTCAATTATGAGCTGCCTCTTGCAAGTACGTACTCCACTCCACCGGGGAACGATCGTACGATCGAATTTCGTTGGGCGGCATGGCATCTTCGAGCTTCACGCACGCAGAATCTTTCTTCTCTGGTtttgaaaagggaaaaaaaagtctattttacctCTTTTAATTATTGTTCGATGGTGCACAGAGGTGAAGAGAGAGGCGACTAGGCGTGGGAGCTATTCGGTTTGCTAGAGCTCAAATTGAAGATACGGGGAGCAAGTTAGAGTCTACTAGACGGTGTATTCATAGTGGATTGAAGAAAGAAAGGTCAACGGTGGCTAGCCGCCGTGGCGAAGCCTGTCGGGTGTCCGACGTGACCATAGCAAAGGAAAGGGATCGAGTTCAATTAGGCTCGGTTCAAGCCAAAGCTAGATGTTGTGGTGCGCGAGTAAGTGGTTCGGGGATCAATGCTTGCCGAGGTTGACCTCGCGGTGGCGCATGGTCGGCCGCGGAGGTGACAACACGGCGCCGACGTAGCTCAATGAACGAGGGTGTAAATTGGAGATGGGGCAAGCTAGATAGAGCCAAGGAGATGGTGGAgaagaggcgaattggatggAGCCCTTACCGATGAGAAGAAATCGGGCTTGGTGGCGGCGACGGCCTGATTTGGGCATCTCAATTTCGGTCAAAATTGGGCTTGGGGAGGGGCAAAAACGGGACCAGTGAGTTACCAGGAGCATGACGGTTTGCTCGGTTAAGGTAACGGAGCATCGGGAAGGGAGTGGCAATGGTTGCCGGAGGTGGAGAAGAAGCAAGGGCGAAGGTTGTGGCAAGTGGCGGTGAGCTTGGAATCGACGGAGGCGTTGAACGGGCTCTCGCGAGGTGCGTGCCGCCCTGGTGAAGGAAGGGGAAGTTGAGGGAGATGGAGACGTATGACGAGGAGGAAGGCGGTAGAGGCGGGAACTGCAAGAAGGAGGTGGCGGTGCCTCTGTGGATCCATGCCTCCTCTGCTCTCTGCTTGCCACGTTGATTTTGCGCCGCATTGCTGCTATCAAGTTGCCGTAGAGCTTCGTCGTCGCCCACTAACCGCTCCAGCGCCCTCGCCCTCGCTCCCCAACTGCCGAAGCACCGCCGTCATTGAAGTCTTAAGGTCGCCGCCACCCTCACTCGTCGAGAACCATCCCGCACCCTCTCTGACCTACCTATTGCTCGAGGTGAGATCCTCGTTTGGCCCTGATGCTCCCTGCCACTCGATGTCGAGTTCCAAGGCCGGCGACGCTGTCGCCGTGCTCGAGCCCCTCTGCTGTCTTAGTGGTCGCCATAGGCCGCAATCAATCCAAGCTGTTAGATCAAAAACCCGTGGCCAAGATTAGATCTAGAACTTACCATTTCAGCAACCAATCAGGAGCCATCACATGTCCTTCATAATCCCAGTCAGTTGATTGTCCAGTCATTATCCACCTCGATCCCACGTGGCTGCCACATGTCAGCCACCTCAGCCTTAGAACCTGTGAGGACccgaccaaacagtattcaaactAATCATCAGacggatcattaacataatcacaagcacgacgattaatcaaaatatcgctccggcagtcccggcacgtgttttgtgcccaaggatcggaacacatgccttccaacatattcatcacaacatagtttaataaagagcaggtaattaaacatttatatcacaagtctttaaacatgtaGTTGTTTCCATAATTTACCTCTAAAGGAAAAacaactacacagcggaagttaaacctatacaacaaaagtcGACGgcgccatatgcccttaggcaccgttcCAAAAgtaccgagttcggagtagagtgtgctactcctgccctccaccctgatcggcaagcacaaagtagccgaacaccgcctcttcctcggcgACCTGCGAAcctacatcaacttaagggtagcaccctgagtacgaaggtactcgcaagtcttacacaatatgggtatacaTATTCCCGACTCTAAGAATCATGCATttaagctggtagcaaggattaaacatggttaagtaaatcaagcggtaagcaatctagacatatgtgtgtgcaactaacttaaccaacatatatgaaactaccatgcaccaccaactgaacataagtaaatgtaacaacaagtatgtCAATGTGAATAAGTggcaactcgaaccaccaaccaccatacccagaccataatcacatgcccaaccatcaacctcatgccatcatccacaaaccacgacgataactctacgactgggtgcagatgaaacaatagcatgctcatgaccgagagcgtagtagtttgaactatttatacaccctgcaggaggatactcctggacccacacgacacgaggaccattcggcttgtgccaccggccaaagtgcacacaagggggtactcgtgacaacctttcccaaccagccccaaccgtgtggggcatgcatcgctcggcgtgacgatactagaactactcaaggagcaaactagtaccactcacaagcccgcccgctcacaccgtcgatgttcacgcccacaaagccacatcTACGAAGGTATttagctcgccttaccattagatcggtatgtggtgtgtaaggtaagtgctaaagccaacaaccccgacgatcggccttaaacgatgcaagctgtCTATGGTGCttgggtttcctctcccgacctgccctcTGGACTTTTCACCAAGGCaaacgacacccctaacaccacccacatctcatctcatactcaccactcaccaaccatctcaccatcagcatgtatttgtaatcaatagtaatccctatactcgcgaacaacggtaaacaccgtcgttcgacttctactgaaagacctaagcattgataaacatgtatatcgtactcgtacctagacataacaccatcttTAGGCTATAAgaaaattacttgaacaattgaccaaggtagaaagatgcaattggcataggttctacccaagggtacccaataaatacatacatacataagcatattcatcaattgagacttccaaatttgacattggtgaaatatgttagttgcttgccttgctgccctggatcagaaagataCAGCGCGACGGGATCACCTTCGGCCTCtgggatcgatggatcggcgGTCACTATAAGATAtacacgcgtgcaatgccatgagtatgaataaagtgcaacaatgcatacctcaatatgcacaagatgaaataccataaaaatatgctttacaatgtatgaaaatatttttcctagctagaacaagtcataagaaaactagcaaaattggattcacccactttagacttgtgaagaattatcggtgaattaatgaagctttaacctaattaattaatcttagaaatttaattcaacatttaatggctagaaatatttttaatagatagagtagtttgttatgaaaaaaaaaatagtttcataatttttgaagttACAGAAAATTTATTACGatttttacaagtttcagccaacaGAAAACTGTGCTAAAATAGCTGacagtggtcagaccaccaagaGTCGCGGTCAGACCTCCAGaaacgcggtcagaccgctcgcgtacagagagttttggcccctgACAGTCTGACCGTCctgagctggcggtcagaccactgtaTACAACCGGGGAAACTTGGCGAgcttgtcggtgatgattccgGCGAAAACTTCGAAAACAGTTTAGACTAAAATAACTCTAGGACGTATGTGAACGTTTCACGCGGACGTTTTGACGACATCTGTGGCCCAAACGTGTAGAACCCATAAAGTAGATCTATAACTGGAAAAGTGGGGTTCCACGGCGAAAAACTAGATGCTGACCGATTCGACCGACGAAAATATGGGTATCAGGATGTTCACCTTGTTGTTGGTGAACTTTCTAGCGGATCACTTCTCTACCGGAAAGCTTCAAACTCCGGATCCAGCTTTCGGAAGGTGGGCGTGCCTAGTGGGAAGAAAACGGTGAAtaccggctcgaatctttcgaaACGGCGAAAATCAAATGGATGGATGAGTGGCTCTCGAGCATGTGGTCGCGTGGGTACCACACACGTACCTCGGCTTCGCTTGTAGAGGCGGGTACCAAGGGGAAAgggagagcttgagagagagagtgagagggagagagtgcacgtgtggggagagagagagaggggctgctgcccatttgagagagagtgagggatatttccctcatgtgggccccacaagttagagaaaaaattcaattttgcttctaattcaattctctctccaattttcttttctcccacctcattaatccaaatCGAGGTGCGCtagagctccaaaaacttcgAAAATTTTATGTCGTGATTTAAATCCTTAGGAGATCCTAATCGCGAATTTGCAATGCAAATTTCAATCTGGCGATCGAAAGTGAtccagattcaaatatgaaactaatgaTTTCGGGGCGTGACAGAACCCAGTCGCCATGTAGGACGAAATCATCTCAAAACCAGTTAAGGAGGTAAATTGCACCAGTTTAAATAGATGGAGGAGGTTAGATATCTGATTTTGTAGCTCGGAGGGACAAACAAACTCGAGTAATAGTTGAGGGAGGCAATATaaacttttttccttttgtaaatACAATATTTCCTCTTGGTTGGCCCATATTGCACTGCacgcaaaaaaaagaagaaatatccaattcttttttttttcatacgtACTCTAATTAGTCTCGCCACCTgccttggtggcactgttgaATGTGATGTAATGCTGAATTTATTAATACACACTTTTTAAATTTAAGATGTTTAAAATTTAGGAGACACGATAAGGTAACAGAGTTAGCGATGGCGGGGTTAGGGCTTCAGGTTTTGCGGCAGCGGCTTACCGACGGATGACAGGTTTAGAGGGAAGTTAGCGATGGCAAGCTAGTCCAGTGGAAGAGACAAGCGCGAGGATAGAGCAACAAGACGACAGGAGCACCATCGGTCACACGTATTAGAGGATAACTGGTGGACGGTGTCAGGCGAAGCCAGTGTCAGAATAAAGGGCAATGTCAGGAGATTGAAAACAGCTATCCACCTAACTTCTCGCAACCATcgtttgaaaataagaaaaaaaaatcagacggTTGAAATATAACAACAGCCTTATTAATGGCCTCCCTTCCGGCCCGGCCACGTGACGCAACCTCCGGCCCCACCCCTCCCCATCACCATCCGCCTGACGTCACCTCCCCATGTGATGTGCCGCCCCGGCTATATATGCGACGCGCCTCCTCTGGTTGAGCTCGACGACGTTCGGCGAGCCGAGGGAGGCGCACATCTTCTGATTAAGCTGGTAGCTTTAGCCCGTTGAGCTAGCATGCAGGCGGTGGGCATCAGGCGGGGGCTGACCATCGACCcggcgggggaggaggaggcgcccgcGGAGCGCGTGGGCCGCCTCGTCCGGGAGAGCCCCGTCGTCATCTTCTCGCGCCGGGGGTGCTACATGGCGCACGTCATGAAgcacctcctcgccgccgtcggcgCGCACGCCACCGTCATCGAGCTCGACGCCGGCGCCGcggaggagctcgccgccgcggccgaggCGGGCCACGGCGCCCTCCCGGCGCTCTTCGTCGGCGGCGCGCCCGTGGGCGGGCTCGAGGGGCTCATGGGGCTCCACCTCAGCGGCCTCCTCGTGCCGCGGCTCAGGGACGTCGGCGCCCTCTGCGCCTAGCTCCCTTCCCTCTCCGGGCGTATCGCCACACGTCCCTCGCCTCCTTGCATGTACGTACATACGACGCACGGGCTCCGCCACCGCAATTTAGGAAACTTTCAGGGCGCGGGATGCAAAGATACACTCGAATAAGCTCTAGTACTCCACCAGCACCGGGGGTGAGATGTTTGTAAGGGGAACAGTGACACAGGGGGTTTTGTGAGAAATGGCTGGACCTAAATGTGATTACTTAGGAGTAATACTCACTTCCTTTTCTTCACAGCAGCTACCACTACCTGGTCTTCTTCCTCGCTTCTGTTTTGTCCTGGTGTGATCAATCGATGTGCTTTGTTAAGTTAAACTAGCACACATGATTGCCGTATAATCCTAGCTGCATGCTATTTGGCAGCCGATTATTTTATGCCCGGAAGATAACACATATTAAAAGCGCCGGCAACAGCGAAGGCAGGATAAACTGTTATAGGGCtcatcttcttccacctcagtctcctcttattttttctcttcctcttcctcctctctatGGAGCCACCAGATGGGAGGGGTATGTAATGAGGGTGACGTCACCACGAACCTAATCGCAACCCTAATGGCTGCTGCTTTACTCTTCTCCCAATTTAATTTCCTTGGTGAGTGAAGTGACGGGCATGCAATTGCGAGCCCCGACAAGACCTCCCACGCTCGTCCGTTCTTTCCCGCGGCTTGCAGCTGAATCTTAGgtgagaagagaagagaagagtaGAAGAGAAGTGGGGTGAGCCAGTGAGATCTCTTCTCTGGTTGCCAGTACCGGAAGGCATGCATGCGTCTGCGTGGCGTGGCGAGGGAGAAGACGACGACGGCCGGGTTCGATGCGCGCGCGCGGGGGCGGAGCATGTGCGCGCAGCTTAATTCCCGGCGACGAGAGATGGAAGAACCGAGCCCGATGTCTGCACACGATCTCACACTGTTCACCCGTGtacaagaaacaaaagaaaaaaatgctgTTGCTCAGCATCAGCCAATGAGCCAAGCCAGGGGTCGAAGGGGTAGTGTGGAAAGTACTCAAGGGCCCCCTGCAACTCCATTAATGGACCACTAGTATTTTTAATCTCCGTATAATAAATATAAATGGGTTGTCTGCTTGCTGGACACGTCACCCTGTCGGCGTGCAGCTGCAGTTGCTAGTGTGACATTGTTTTTTTTCGGGGCCAGATTGTTTGGCAGCTAGTGCTTGAAGATGATCGATCGGTTTTGTATTCACGTGACAGCCGAGGAGGATCCCCGAGTCGGATTAAGTTATGTATTAGGTTCTGTTTGGTAGTGCTTCTGGGGTTAgatatttttagttttagaaatttataaaattagaaTTGTAAGTATATTGAGGTATTTGTGTAagtaattttattttcattttaaactaaaaataaatttaaattattttattttagtttacaAATTTAAAATCTGACGTGTAGTTGGAAGGATAAGCTTTTGCAAACAGGATCTCAATGGGGCCGTGGTAGCTCTGTAGATTAGATTCTGGCAGTAGCAGCTGTGCAGAGTTCAGTTTGTGAGATCCGATTCTGATGCCCTTCTGATCGCCCACTGGTTTCTGTGCGCCGCAACCCATGGCTAGCTGAGTGCTGAGCTTTGCCAGTTTCCCCATTTGTTCGTGTGCAATTTAGTAGCAACCTGTTTGCTCATAACTGGAAAACTTCCTTGCATGCGTatgttttttcattttatttacaGCTTGGGTGATTCCAAAATCCAAAGACGACCAATTGAAGAAGAGTCACTGTACATGTTGCAGAAACAGCTCCTGAAAGAAAAGAGGAGACGGCCGATGGAATATCAGAAGCTCGGCTTCAGCTGGGCTTCGGTTTCTTGCGGGCCTCGACGGCCTATATGTAACCAGACTCATATCGACCCATGCTTAAATTCGGCCCAGTTGGCTATTCTGCTACACttgtttgtttcttctttttctggTAGATCGTTGTGTTTTGTCTGGGCCTAAGATTGCACTATCATTTGGGACCAGAACGTTGTGTTTTGTCCACAACTTTGGAGGAACTACTATCCAATTGGTCCTTTTCCTGCTTCTCTAATTACATGTTTCAGAAAAGAGGTACATTTCTTTTGAATTGCCCTCAACCATCAACAAGAGCATGGACCCATCCACAAATACTTGGGGTGCAACTTGTTTGGATACTCGGTATCGCGAAAACATGACTCTTGGACATGCTTCGTCGATTTATTGAACCTTTAACTATGAATGTTTTCCACATATTCATATTTGAAATATTGAAATCATACATGTTTAATTTTCTTAAAAAGTACTTCCACAGTATCGTAactttattagattttataaaaatattttaatataaaatggTCGCCTAGTTAAGTTTGGAGACTATGCCAGTGTCCAAAACGTCAAATATTTGTGCTATACCAATTTTTTGCGAGAATTTCTCATAGAATCTAAAGAAAATTGGTATAGTGACCATGAACTATGTTTTTTTAAGAACAGGAGGGGTGCACCCTACTGATTATGTTATATTTAATAAAAAGAGAGTTTgtacataagaaaaaaaatacataaaaaagaagaaaaaacggATCAGAATAAGGACTCTAGCCAGTCACTATAGGTGCAGGGAGATAACTTGGTCAGAATATC includes:
- the LOC133912754 gene encoding monothiol glutaredoxin-S2-like, translating into MQAVGIRRGLTIDPAGEEEAPAERVGRLVRESPVVIFSRRGCYMAHVMKHLLAAVGAHATVIELDAGAAEELAAAAEAGHGALPALFVGGAPVGGLEGLMGLHLSGLLVPRLRDVGALCA